The DNA segment AGATTTGAGTGCATAATATGTACAGCACACACTGTTTGTATAGCTTGCATGTCTGAGCTGACTTGGGTACATCCCTTGTATGATGCTCACCACTTGTATAATACACAtctcatataaaacacacatcccgTGGGTAACGCACATAAATCCCCAGATTTGCAAAAGCATGTGTGTTCCAGTGGTAGAATTACATTAATAagcatttatttgcatttatttgaaACTCTAAATCTCTAAATTTAAGTTTTTCCCtattttacaaattaaatgtattattgggGTAGATGTTATTGCAAATGCATGTGTATTCTTAATATGTTTAGTGTGTACTGGTATGTAATATTGTCATACACTGTCCTGCTGCATAGGATGCTTCCCTCTTGCTGGCTCCAAAATGACCTGTCAGATTACAGGGATGCTATTTGATAGGGAACACTGTAATGTCATGCCCGCCTCTACTTACCAATTTCCCCAGTAGACCGGCTCACTTGAGGGCTTGTTAACCTTTATATAAAGACTGACCCCCTTTTTAACCCTCACCCCCTCCTGCTAGTTCATGCCCCATGTAAGCTTTTTATCGGTGACTTGAGCTCAAAGCATGTCACCTAAGCaggatttgtattttaatatggcTGCATGTCAGACCAATTCTTCTCGTAAGAATTGTGATGATAAGAGTCCCCCACAGCATAAGCAAATAGATGCGGTGGACCCTTTTTTTAAGCAGTACATTGCTTAAATTCCATACGATACCCCTCTGCTTATGTGTCACGAAAGCACTGTGTTGTCTTTAGAAACCACATACCACCCTAAGGCTGTTGTCTGGAGTAAACTTCAAAATGGCAGGACGGTGTATCTTTCAGCTTATACAACTATTATCAAGGGCTGTTGCAAGAGAAAAGCCACAAGGCTTTGTCTGGCTTGGGTTATTGTATCATATAATAATGCTATAATATATGATAAAACAGAATACAATTGTGTTGTCCCGTTATGCAAGCAGAATTTGTCATTTTGATAATGCTGGGATGTCACTGCTATACAGTGTCACTAGTAATTAAAGGAGACATTGAGAATGTAGTGACAACATTACCCGATTCATTAAGTTAATTAATCCCGTTAATTAGCTGTGACAGCTTGCATATGCCCGCACTGCATTCAGTAATGTGTAACTCTATGCTCATCTCTTCTGCCTCATTCATTTTTATTCTGACGATTTACACAGTTTTCTCAACTCTAGGTTTCCACCACACATGGTCCCGCCACACCATAGTTTACACACAACAGGGATTCCTCATCCAGCTATAGTCACACACTCTGTCAAACAAGAGTCTTCCCAGAGCGACATTGGTTCTCTCAACAGCTCGTAAGTCCTTTATTTTACTGAATATCttgtattaataatattaaacattatttattttttggtgttaTGTTGTATTCAACACTGGGCTGGTGTATGTAACACTGACCTATTTTAGACAGTAGTAGATTCAAAACTTGACAGCTTTTTAACACCTCATTTTAACAGTAATAGATCATTAGTAAATAATTAGTAATAGATTCTTGttaatgtaatatactgtaaatactactactacttaataataaaaatcataataattaataactttttttttccctgcactCACTTTGTTTAACCTTTATCGTTAGGTAGCATGTTTATATTCATAAAGCATATGAATCTATTCTAATATAAAATTATGTGTCCTGAAGTTCTTCTGATACTGTGATGATGTTCTCCTCTTCAAATAACACACTTGCACCTAGCCTGTACATTCTCCTCCTTTCACCAGAAAACATCAGGACCAAAAAAAGGAGGACGAGAAGAAGAAACAGCCTCACATCAAGAAACCTTTGAATGCATTTATGTTGTATATGAAGGAAATGAGAGCAAAAGTAGTGGCGGAATGCACACTGAAAGAAAGCGCGGCTATCAATCAAATTCTTGGACGGAGGGTAAGGAGCCATTTCTTGTTGTTAACATTGGTGGCCCATATAATAGGAAGCATCTAATAGTATCTATGGATGGTGTAAAACCATCAAGTGTTTCAGAACATGACTTTAGCCCAGCCCCTAATGTTGATTACTTAATGTGCTTTAAAGTAAACCCCACTGCCTCCTCTAGTAATGTTAGATACACTTTTTTGAAGACCCAACAAGCTCTGTATTCACATAGTACATAAAGTTGTATTCTGTAGTAAATTATTCATGACATTTTGCTCGCTACATTGTTTCATGATTTGCTACATTCTCCCTGGAATCTATTGAACTGACTgatccaaatatttatttttattattatttcccagtGGCATGCGCTGACCAGAGAAGAACAGGCTAAATACTATGAGCTGGCAAGAAAGGAACGACAGCTCCACATGCAGCTGTACCCGGGCTGGTCAGCAAGAGACAACTATGTAAGTTTAAAACAAGTAATGCAAACGTTTCTTTTACAGAGTCGTTGCTCTCTGTTAATGATTATACTTGTCTGACGGACTGCTGGTGCTGATGTAAAGCACTGGAAGGGAATACTGGCTGTCCCATGCACGCAATTAATAGAGGTTACTTGCGTTATTTATGAGCATGCTAAGTTTCCGACAAACTTCAATATATTATGAAACATGGCCGTTTTGATGTATGTGTTGTATCCAGCTCCAAATAGGAAAGTTGTCCCACATTTTAGCTGACAAAGCCATTAAACTGCTTTATTTAGTTCTTCTGCCTTGagtaaaatggaaataaaatcTGGGTTTGTGGCGAGATCCTGCAGTAACAAGAACAGTGCAGAATGACCCGTATTCAGTTACTGTACATGCTGTGAACAGGCAACATGGGGATCGTTACTCACTTGTTAATTGGGTGTAGGGAGCTTGTGCAGCGTGCCAATCTAAGCAAAACCATGAAACTTAAATCTTACGCCTTAATACATATAGGTGTTTGAATCTGGGCAGCAATTACACCTTGAGGCAAAGCATAATAGTATAATAATCTATGCTTATGTGTGcattacattcaaacaaaagGGCAAGGACAAGGCACTTAGAATAGCACCtaatattgttttaatgtttaggTTGCAGCTTTGCTAAGAACTGGTCCGTGTGGGTTTGATGTAAGGTGAAACCCATATATCCCCCCTGCTGTTATCAGACAGGTcaagtaaccaaaaaaaaaagccagaaagTTGTTGGTCTGGTATGGCTGTTCAAGGCTCTAGCCTCTTATAAAGTGTGCTTCCTGTAGCTTGTATTTTTTCATGTGTCCATTTTGTGCAAAATAATAACTAAGGTTGCTGtctatttctgtgttttttggggggaaaccaggggaaaaaaaagaagagaaaaagggATAAGCAGCAAGGAGAGGCCAATGGTAAGTGAGCAGCCGTTATCTCTTCTAATAGAAGATACCAGTCATGTGTCAGACTTGTGACAGCTCAGAGATAAAAGGCTAGGCTTCTGCCTGGCACATTGTGTATCTGGTTGTTAGCTAGCGCATCAGTTAAATGTGATCATGCCTGTTACTACCCTTTTGTTAAAAGCTAATACACATTGCCGATGCATGAACAGGACAATGACAATGAGATCTACATTTTATAGAcattttgaacattttttttattgcaacagCTATAGtgaaaatctatatatttttcttattttatattaaacttatttttttgtattaatgcCTGTGTGCTTGTTTATGGTTTGTTTTGCTTCTCTGTGTTTTCTGTTAACTCGGGCTGTGCCTGTATGTTCTGATGCATGCTTTACAATGACAGTCACCCCCATCTTAAATTAAGGAGGTTtgctcgttttttttttgtttttgtttttttaatcatttttgtgCGTTACACAAACACTGCATCGTTAACCCATCATTGCAGCCGATACGAGTCGAGATGCGTTTTTGAAGGCCttgtattttgttctttttttcagaacacagaGAATATTTTCCAAATCCTTGCCTTTCACTCCCGCCGATTACAGGTGCTAATGTCATTTTGAGTCCTTCAGTTACtaactgtattttcttttttgttttatttcttattgaGATTTTCACATATGTAACAATGAAAAGTCATTTTGAAAAAATGCTAAATGATTgatctgtttttttgtattgttttttcaaATTTGAACTTATTTTTTTGCATAGCAGGACAAATGGAAgtacaataatgtattttatttctgtaaagttagatttaaaaaaaaaatctccaattGGCAAATTGAATGTGCAGTATTACTTTTAAAGtgactgattttatatatatatatatataaaataaggtATTTTTGCAGATAATATCCAGTTGTAAACCTCCTTAATCTAATTGCTTAGTAGAACTCCTATGTCTTTTAAAAGCACGTATATGCAGATAACCTGCTTTGCTCTTTCTGTGcagcatttacatttaaaaaagaaaagctactAATTTTGGTCTGATCCTTGCTAACTTTGCCGCCTAATGCTTTCTCAGCTGGCACTAGTGTGCCGTATTTTGCATTCTGCTCACTTCTACTTGCACATTTCCTTCTCAAAATGTAAAACCCAAACCATATATTGCAGAACAGTAATTAAAGCTGCAATGTCCCATGTTATTATATTAACAAACTGGCTTTTAAAGTTTAATCATCTCTAATGAAAAAAGAGAAGTAAAATGCATctaccccttttttttttttttttactacttgaTTTGCTAAGGAACTAACCAGTCTTACAGCAGTATTACGTAATGGGCAGTCCTTTAGAAAAAGGGATACTGCGGCTTTAAttgccacatttaaaaaaaaattataataataaaaaagggtaaaaaaaaaaaaaattggtaaacAAATTCATGAATTccccttatttttttctttatttctctctctttctctttctcttcctttTCTGCTCGCTTCTCTCTCCAAATCGTTCAGACCTGAGCGCTCCTAAGAAATGCCGAGCGCGCTTTGGCCTTGATCAACAGAATAACTGGTGCGGCCCGTGCAGGTGTGTATAGTACTCCCAGATTTGCTATGGCTggttgcagctggttcaaaattggtactttctcctttctgggccttttttttatttaccttcCTCCCCTGCGACCTGTTGGTGAGCTATCCCAAACTACATTTCCAAAGCTTTCAAAATGTGCACAGGCATTCTTGAGTTGCAGGTCTTCGGTGTGTTTTtgagatatataaaaaaagaacaaaattcACCATAAAATGTTGAAGGCCCCCGCCAGAGCCTGGAGTACCTGTATTGGCATTGGTTTGGAGAGTTTGACCTTTGCTTGACAATGGTTTTGTGTGGGGGCGGGGGGTGGATTCGTCTGGTCAGGGGAGATTACCAATGAATGCCGCTGAAACACTAGCTGTAGCTAGATGTCACAGCCAATGACCAGtgtccactgttttttttttttttttttgtatttttgtttttacctttGGCTAACAGATGCAAATACCCCAAAGAAGTGTCGTGCATTGTTCGGGCTTGACCAACAGAGTTTATGGTGCAAACCATGCAGGTATATTCCCAATAGGCTTTTTTGGGGGGAATGCGATTAAACAAGAAGTAATATCTTTCTGTATGTGTGCCTTTTTCCATGCAAATTAACTGCTAACACACTGTGACCCCTTTGCTCTGTTCAGCCGATCGCTATAACATAGCAATTCCCTATTGTCTCTTTAAGCAATAATTCTCCTGAAGTAGAAACTGGCTGAGTGAATACATGCACAAAATCTGCTGGTGCTGTCACAGCTGGAAGAAAAAAGAATACTTTTGTTGTAAAtacttatttgtattattattagtttttttatgCCTAAGGTGTAATTATCATGGCTATAACATCTTATCTCTAGCATTTGCCTTATCAACATTATCGCAGCCTCCCCCGCCCTAATGATGTCGTCATGCAGATTCTAACACCTTGACTTATGTACTTGTTTATTGCTTATCATTCAAGatatgaatatatttaaattacaatgcACGTCAAATGCATGACTGCTGCATTCCGGAACCTGTGCAGTTGGTCATGTGATCTGTTTGCAGCTAGACCACTGGGCAGATTTCTTTTTAACTGCACAGGAAGTAATTAGGAtcccaaacaagcaaagaacccaATGGTATATTTGTAGTAATACAGCCGTTTGTATTCTGCTAGTTATATTACCATGTTCCGGTTTTGTACGAATTGACAGAGTTTTGGAGCACGTCTATTTAAGTGGCTAAGAATTACACGTTTAATTATGCTTGTACACATATATTCCAAGTTcatttattgaatttattaaaacatttcgcTCCCAAGTTTGTTCCTTGAGGAATTACATCTCATTTCCAAGTCTGGTATGCAGAcagaaaaacaacatgcaaacatTCTGCAGTTCCTCAGTATGTACAAGGcttaattatacaattataaaGTTCAATGATTATGCAATTAACTTCTAAGGTATATTAAGAGGACCCCATATGAATATTAAGCAGGATTGGGAGTACtggttgggggaaaaaaagggagTCAGATAATATACTACTTTGCTCAGTAAAAGTGGTagttttattgaaaacaaaaaaaaaacatttcagtaggTCCAGGCATCAACCAGCCACTTCCTACTTCAGTTCAAATCCGCTCTGTTTCACCATGCTCTTGCACCTCTGTTAATCCTAGTTaacctgtttttcattttgtcaatgttgatttttatttttggtggagGAGACAAGGTGATTTGCCCTTCTCAGTGCACACACCCTCCTCCCCTTCTAATCTGACATAGTTCAAATCTCTTATTTCTTTGTTCTGATACAAGCAGTCTTTGAATTTGGAATATTTTCATGGTAGGTATTTGTTTCTGCTAAGTAATACCCTTCTCTGTGTGTGGTGCTTGCTGTCTTTCACTCGTTGTCGTGTTCTGTGTTGTGCGGTCTCTGCCACTGTGTTCCCTGTATAAAGAGGAAGGCACGCATCATTATTGTCAGTTCATTGTGTTCGTCAGTCTACCCTcctaaaagcacagcacagaccACACCTGTTTCTAACCAGAAAGTGAGCAGCACGTTCTAGGCTTGAAAAGGTTAACCTGTTCTGTGTAATAAAAGCCTGAGAGACTTGGTCCCAGGCCTCATTGCATTTTCAGGCCGAGCACTCAGTTATTCACACTACACGTTCTGTGGTTTCACTGAAACATACTTTCAGGTACAACTTGCAGCTGCCAggttgtttgtaacctttcttgctgaaatgtgtgtgtgtgtgtgtgtgtgtgtgtatatatatatatatatatatatatatatatatatatatatatatatatatatatatatatatatatatatatatatatatttatatatttttttttttactgagatgCATTTACTTCTCAAACCAATATTTGCAAAACTTTAATGAAAGTCTGTCAGACTTTCCTGGGGGAATGCATTCCCATGCTAGGTTTTTTATATGTACTGAAGAATTATGTTTGGACtgatcttttccttttttttagcattaaacttggcacaaaaaataaataaattggccaACAGAACTCGCTTCTACAGTTAGGTGatatgtctgtgtctctgtgggtTAGCGCATTTAGCCTTTGCTTCTGGGCCCTGCCCAGCACAAGGTGTGCTCCCTGTGAATGATTCCGTGCTCTTCATGCTCATTCAAAGATTCCGATATGATCTCACGATCATTAAATATTAAGGTAGCATGAGACTGCATTTCACGTGCGCTGACGTTCTCCTTTCATTTCCTGAACCTTTCTTGTAGAGTAGATGGGCCTCTGTGCTAATCGCCCCCATCACTTTTGTCCTTTTGCATGCTTATTACTTTAGCAATCCTAACTGTGCTTTTAATTGTTAATTAGCTCATCCGGAGGCATACAATAGCTGTACTTTCATTTGCTGTCAAATAGTTGTTTCCTTCATTCATGTATAATGTAATTTCTATTCAGTGTATAAACAAAAAGAaccttttacacattttttttttcttttcattatctAGCCATTAGCTGTAGCTATGCATTTAATGATTACACTAATTGTGTTTTTGGCTTTATTTTATCGAATACAAACTTGGTGGGATTTGTGAGGAATTGAACTCTATCAAATCCTTTTGCCAATTTATCTATCGCCAGGAAGTGACCCCCTTTTTTTGAAAGCTGTTCTCTAAAAATACACTTAATGCAGCTGTCAGGATGTATCCTTCTGATTTAGAAAACTAGCCACCAAGCCTCCATAGTTTACAGcctgcagcagttttttttttttatactagaTAAGTTTCTGTGAACTTTCTGTTCAGCTGTATGTCTGATAGCTTCAGGTGGAGGGATAATTTGCCATAAGGATTAGAATTCCTTCAGCTTGCAAAATCTGGTCCAAACACCTTGAGAACAACTTGTATATCCAGTCCTTAAATAAGTTAGCTTTTTAGTTTGCACCAAGGACTAGGTTCAGAAAAAAAGGCTTTGaggcttttttttcatttgtatgggCAATTCTAAATTTTAGAGAGGCTAGTATTTCACTTGGGGAGGTGAAAAGGAGTTGGATAGTTTTCATAATATTATTGCCCTTCTTTTATGAAAATGTCAGGGTGAGCAAAATTTGCTCTGCTGAACTGCATTCTGAATCATAAATACCGAGCAGTCCAGTGGTAAATGCTAAGAAAAGCCGATAGCTTTACGAAAGGAGAATTCCACTTTTACATATATTTGACAGGCAATTATTTTTGCATTAGACTGCATTTCTGAGCAATTACTCATTTTTTATAGGGTGACTTTACCAGGGTCTGTGTTGAGCCCATCAGCTTGATCTTTTcaccattgttatttttttttttgcttttttctaATACAGCATGTCATACATACtatccccaacccccccccccccccccttttaactTTCTTTTCCAACTGTTGCTCACCTTGTTAATATAAAACAGCATGAACTGACCCTGCAGGCTTATGTGGCTCTAACAAAACTGTGTTCCAACACGTCCCTCTCTAGTCCGACGCCTGAATGCTTGTTGATAGAACATCCATGGGTATGGGCTGGGTATGACTTGAGAAACGATTTTCTTACCagaattccttttttttaaataataatagtaataataatactacttttTTCTttatgcttgttttgtttttaaatggaattCATAAAACAGTTTAGTATCCGCTCAAGACATCCCTGCATTAAGTGCCTTGTGTATTGTCAGGTGCAAGAGATGAGATTTTTACACTGCCCCTTAGTCCAGTTAAAATGTAAGTTGCCAAGGAAGGATGAACGTAAGGGTGAACGTAAGGGTGTGATTGTGTTGGAGCTCCGTCTGTGGCATCATCCTCATATGAGGAATTCTTCTGGCTTCTGCAATCTTAAAAGTAATGCAGtcggctcccaagtggcgcatccagtaaaggcgctcctcatggagtgcaggatctgccctatagcctggagatcgcaggttcgaatccaggctatgtcattgccgaccgtgaccgggggtccctagggggcggcgcacaattggccgagcgccgcctgggtagggagggcttaggtcggcagggcaatccacggttcactgcgcaccagtgacccctgtggctgatagggcgcctacaggtctgcagtggagccattcagatctgtgatgtcctccggcactataggtctggtggcttcgctgtggatctgcagtgtgaaaaatgacagattggcaggaacacgtttcggaggacgcgtgtcccagcctccgtttccagagtcgccggggggttgcagctgtgaaccgggataaaataataataattgggcattccaaatcgGGGAGAAAActagggtaaaaaccattggctatgactacatttaaaaataaataaataaataaagtaatgcaGTCTTGTCTAGGCATTAATGCTAGTAGCATTTTGATGTCAAATTCACCCGTTCGGCTGCTTGGCCCCAATAGATCTTCTCAGTTTATACGTATACGTTGTAGGGAATCCTCCAGCCATTGCACCCACCCTTCCATAGTATACATTGTGTATCTATAACCCTTCTGGAAATTGAGATTAGACATTGTTGAGTTGTGGCAGACTGGTTTGAGGATCGGTGGGATCAGCATTTTCTGTGATGAGCTCAAATGGCTTGAGGCATGCTAAACATGGGATCTTGACCTAGCAAAGCAATGAGACAAATAGACATGGCAGTGTGTCATTTCTTTACTCACAGACATATCTTTAGGGGAAGGCAGTCCATATTGTATCTTGGTTTTTCTAACCTCCTCACATCTCTCAGTAACAACAGGCTGCACCCTTACTGTGTAACACACTGACTATCAGACTGTCACGTTTGACTGCGCCTTCGCTGGCACAGTGTTTAACTGCTTTAGAAAAGAACTGGATGCAACTGTGCTTGTTAGCGTGGCTAACTGAGACCTGAGTGAGCTTGCACAAGCATGTCATCAGAATGAAGCCCTTTGGAACGGAGTCCTTAGTGATGGTTTTGTTACAGAGCCGCAGCCTGCAGGCTGTAGAACCAGTTATTCTCGTTGTTTTGCAACATTTCCTTTTTTCTACCTATTTTCATTTCTGCTTCCACCCCCTGTCCTATTCACTCTTCTTATTCTCAACTGGATGTGGTTGCTAACAGAAAAAGGGATTACTTCCTGGTGATTTAcctttagtctttttttttttcccccagaataAACTTAATGACTTAAACAAATGTAACataataccatatatatatatatatatatatatatatatatatatatatatatatatatatatatatatatatatatatatatataaagagagattattattattataattattattattatttaatttttttttctttggtagcTTCTCTGCTGTCCCCACGACATCCTGTGTTTACAGATAATTGTTTCCCTGTttctaggagaaaaaaaaagtgcattcgCTACATACAAGGTGAAGGCAGCTGTGCCAGCCCGCCCTCTTCAGATGGAAGCTTATTAGATTCTCCTCCCTCTTCACCTTCCCTGCTAGCCTCCCCCTCACAAGACTCTAAACCACAGACTGAACAAATGCACCCTCTCTCACTGACTATGAAACCTGATTCCTTGGCACACCTTTCAATGCCACCATCTTTAGCTCGGTTGGAAAACTCTGCCAGCAAGACCGGCACCCAGAACGGGGCATTGGAGCACCAAGCCGTCAATTCACAACATCCTGCATCCTCGCCACTGGCAAGGCCATCCACATCCTTGTTGCGTTCCCATAACCTGCTCACTGGCTCACAAGCCCAGCCTCTGTCGCTCGTAACCAAGTCTTTAGATTAGCATTTTAGCTTTAGTCTTTgctgtccttttttttaaattttttttttaatataatttaaatgtttaaccTCTTTTTGTTTCTGCCATACGGCTataaatttgaatgttttatcAAGTTCATTGGTCAATATTTGACCCATCATtatttcaagtttaaaaaaaaaataataataaaactttgtgatttctgcaaacattttaatgtgattaaaaaaaaaaatacataactgtTATGTAGTTCCAATAGGTAAGATACATTTcaaagacaaataacatttaaaaaaaaaaaattagagatATCAAAAATAAAGTAGCTCTTTCTGAAGGAGTTGGTTCttctttattatttgtattaaatatgaGCTTGCGAACCAATCATTTTACATCTGTTCGAAGGCACGATGAATGCAGTGGCATTTCTTTCATTGTGCAGAACAACTTTTATTGTGATgttacttgttattgtttaaatgtacagaaatatTTGGGAGTGTTAATATGCATTGTTCCATGGCGTTGTTGTTTGGGGGTATGGGTTGGGAGGGGGGTGGGTGGGTTAGGCAGTCACAGCGCTGTAGGACCAGTAGTATTTATTGCTTTAGAGATTGCTTGTTGTATCATGTATGTTGTCCCTTTTTAAGTATTGTTTTCTTATCTTAGTACATtgtataaagattttttttttttcttagcgtAAGCAACttctatatataaaatacatcatttgtaaaggattttttatttgatttgttttcctGAATGAAACATGGTTGCCACCAAATGGGCAGTATAGATACTTTTAAGGAAGAGATGTGCACAACATTACTttaaaagctaaaatataataagccattatacaaaataaacttgAATGCATTGGGGAAGGTGTCTTCAAGAGTGAAATATGTCTAAAACCCTTAAAACTACTGTCTTCCCTTTACAAGGCTGTAGACTTGTGTACAGATTTCCGTGCCAAACTTGTGATAATGTTCTTCTCCCCACTTCAATGCTGTCGTTTTCTTTTTACcatattttttttgctgtgaCGTTACATAGATTGCTATGTATGTAGTATAAATGTTGCTATAACAGATGTGTTTGGTAGCAGAttgtcaaataataaatacaactaaaCAAAAGAAAGAGGTGTAAACCCAAAAAGGGCCAAATTATGTACATTAGGAGATtcatataaaagaaaaaacacaaactgcCACTTTTAAGTACACTACTGTGTGTAGGTAGATA comes from the Acipenser ruthenus chromosome 13, fAciRut3.2 maternal haplotype, whole genome shotgun sequence genome and includes:
- the tcf7l2 gene encoding transcription factor 7-like 2 isoform X47, with the translated sequence MPQLNGGGGDDLGANDEMISFKDEGEQEEKISENSSAERDLADVKSSLVNESETNQNSSSDSEAERRPPPRSETFRDKSRESLEEAAKRQDGGLFKSPPYPGYPFIMIPDLTSPYLQNGSLSPTARTYLQMKWPLLDVQAGSLQSRQALKDARSPSPAHIVGPFCLEFPGQGDLSLHQFQLSNKVPVVQHPHHVHPLTPLITYSNEHFTPGNPPPHLQADVDPKTGIPRPPHPDISPYYPLSPGTVGQIPHPLGWLVPQQGQPVYPITTGGFRHPYPTALTVNASMSSFLNSRFPPHMVPPHHSLHTTGIPHPAIVTHSVKQESSQSDIGSLNSSKHQDQKKEDEKKKQPHIKKPLNAFMLYMKEMRAKVVAECTLKESAAINQILGRRWHALTREEQAKYYELARKERQLHMQLYPGWSARDNYGGNQGKKKKRKRDKQQGEANEHREYFPNPCLSLPPITDANTPKKCRALFGLDQQSLWCKPCRRKKKCIRYIQGEGSCASPPSSDGSLLDSPPSSPSLLASPSQDSKPQTEQMHPLSLTMKPDSLAHLSMPPSLARLENSASKTGTQNGALEHQAVNSQHPASSPLARPSTSLLRSHNLLTGSQAQPLSLVTKSLD
- the tcf7l2 gene encoding transcription factor 7-like 2 isoform X13, whose amino-acid sequence is MPQLNGGGGDDLGANDEMISFKDEGEQEEKISENSSAERDLADVKSSLVNESETNQNSSSDSEAERRPPPRSETFRDKSRESLEEAAKRQDGGLFKSPPYPGYPFIMIPDLTSPYLQNGSLSPTARTYLQMKWPLLDVQAGSLQSRQALKDARSPSPAHIVGPFCLEFPGQGDLSLHQFQLSNKVPVVQHPHHVHPLTPLITYSNEHFTPGNPPPHLQADVDPKTGIPRPPHPDISPYYPLSPGTVGQIPHPLGWLVPQQGQPVYPITTGGFRHPYPTALTVNASMSSFLNSRFPPHMVPPHHSLHTTGIPHPAIVTHSVKQESSQSDIGSLNSSKHQDQKKEDEKKKQPHIKKPLNAFMLYMKEMRAKVVAECTLKESAAINQILGRRWHALTREEQAKYYELARKERQLHMQLYPGWSARDNYGGNQGKKKKRKRDKQQGEANEHREYFPNPCLSLPPITDLSAPKKCRARFGLDQQNNWCGPCRRKKKCIRYIQGEGSCASPPSSDGSLLDSPPSSPSLLASPSQDSKPQTEQMHPLSLTMKPDSLAHLSMPPSLARLENSASKTGTQNGALEHQAVNSQHPASSPLARPSTSLLRSHNLLTGSQAQPLSLVTKSLD
- the tcf7l2 gene encoding transcription factor 7-like 2 isoform X15, with translation MPQLNGGGGDDLGANDEMISFKDEGEQEEKISENSSAERDLADVKSSLVNESETNQNSSSDSEAERRPPPRSETFRDKSRESLEEAKRQDGGLFKSPPYPGYPFIMIPDLTSPYLQNGSLSPTARTGPFCLEFPGQGDLSLHQFQLSNKVPVVQHPHHVHPLTPLITYSNEHFTPGNPPPHLQADVDPKTGEQLGQHMETLTGCSWTLRDLNFLKSCTGIPRPPHPDISPYYPLSPGTVGQIPHPLGWLVPQQGQPVYPITTGGFRHPYPTALTVNASMSSFLNSRFPPHMVPPHHSLHTTGIPHPAIVTHSVKQESSQSDIGSLNSSKHQDQKKEDEKKKQPHIKKPLNAFMLYMKEMRAKVVAECTLKESAAINQILGRRWHALTREEQAKYYELARKERQLHMQLYPGWSARDNYGGNQGKKKKRKRDKQQGEANEHREYFPNPCLSLPPITDLSAPKKCRARFGLDQQNNWCGPCRRKKKCIRYIQGEGSCASPPSSDGSLLDSPPSSPSLLASPSQDSKPQTEQMHPLSLTMKPDSLAHLSMPPSLARLENSASKTGTQNGALEHQAVNSQHPASSPLARPSTSLLRSHNLLTGSQAQPLSLVTKSLD
- the tcf7l2 gene encoding transcription factor 7-like 2 isoform X14 produces the protein MPQLNGGGGDDLGANDEMISFKDEGEQEEKISENSSAERDLADVKSSLVNESETNQNSSSDSEAERRPPPRSETFRDKSRESLEEAAKRQDGGLFKSPPYPGYPFIMIPDLTSPYLQNGSLSPTARTGPFCLEFPGQGDLSLHQFQLSNKVPVVQHPHHVHPLTPLITYSNEHFTPGNPPPHLQADVDPKTGEQLGQHMETLTGCSWTLRDLNFLKSCTGIPRPPHPDISPYYPLSPGTVGQIPHPLGWLVPQQGQPVYPITTGGFRHPYPTALTVNASMSSFLNSRFPPHMVPPHHSLHTTGIPHPAIVTHSVKQESSQSDIGSLNSSKHQDQKKEDEKKKQPHIKKPLNAFMLYMKEMRAKVVAECTLKESAAINQILGRRWHALTREEQAKYYELARKERQLHMQLYPGWSARDNYGGNQGKKKKRKRDKQQGEANEHREYFPNPCLSLPPITDLSAPKKCRARFGLDQQNNWCGPCRRKKKCIRYIQGEGSCASPPSSDGSLLDSPPSSPSLLASPSQDSKPQTEQMHPLSLTMKPDSLAHLSMPPSLARLENSASKTGTQNGALEHQAVNSQHPASSPLARPSTSLLRSHNLLTGSQAQPLSLVTKSLD